The Amaranthus tricolor cultivar Red isolate AtriRed21 chromosome 2, ASM2621246v1, whole genome shotgun sequence genome contains the following window.
GACATTAAAATACGTATTTTGggttaaattgatttttttgatatgataatatttttaaacttttaggGTAAAAAATATTCTCCTAAAGGAAAGAGAAGGGGCCGAGAGTGAAATTGATGTTTTTAGTGGTAAAAAtctaatatttattataaagtTGAAAGAAAAAACTTTTAACATAATAGACCGAATTATAATTTTCCTAATATGATAAACTTTTGATTGGGTGTTTTATACTCCACAAATCTCCAAAACTATTTAGATAtacataactttttttttaccaagactcataacttttttttttactaagaCTTTAAAAATTCTTTTGGTCTTGGGTACATATAAAGACAAATATTAGCAGGTAAGAAAGAGATGGAATATTGGAGCTCATGATACTTAAAATTAGGAAGAGGAAGACCGAAGATAACTTGGAAAGTAGGAGTGAAAAAAGATGTGAGATGCTAGAAAATCTAAATGTACACAGaggaaaaatcaatgtggattGTGAACAATTATTGAAACTAATATATTAGTTCATGTAGCCGACCtaatcttttgagattaaggctttgatataattattggtgttatgaatggtgtgacttaagtgcacatttgatgggtgcattcatgtggtgactcttgAGATGGAATCtcataagtatgtcatgaatgggtgtattaagttgagtcttgatgattgtgatttatgatggtgattaaaagtatggattaatgaggtaatgaagtatgagttattcattagagttatgggacttaatgaagaagtgcaaaaggtttccaggatgctgtttttgactcttcaagtacttggggatgtttcattatcatttattcatagttttaatgtacttaatgttacttagtgagatctctcctataaatagagagctctcattcacacataaagaatcatccacaaaatacaccccaagccaaacactagcctatatctcttctctattgtaattctccatatttgagagttctttaaactcctttgataatataagagatactacacaccggagaacgtagcctaagttgggtgaacctcgttaaaatTTTTTGTGTCTTTTTtgcattactttctcctacaaatatcgatatcattgatagcttaatttgtttgtcacaaaacctcatacattcgatcttgacaatattggagtttgaaacacattgttcgaactctaatatagcatcgttttcaattggtTAATAATTATCTTTCTATAACATAACCTTTAATCCAAATACGTGCTAAATTGAAGCtctaaaattaatatttgaagTTAATCTACAGCTCTTATTAGTTGGCTCTTGATTTTGAAGTTTATCCTACAGCTCTTATTAGTTGGGTTCTTGCTGAGTTTGGTGATAACCTAATTATTTTGTGTACTAGCTAGTAACATCATGAATGTTGTAGACATTTATTTTCCACCATAAACTAGTATGAATTATTAAACTTTTCAAAAAAGAATTTATTGAAGAAAATTATGTACGTACActgcaaaattaattaattctcAATACGGGATAAATATCATATTCAATAGCAAATTCAAAAGGACAAAAGAGTATTATACGTTATAAggaatattttagaaaaaataagaTTCTTttactatataaatataataaaaagtataaatatattCAGGTGAGAAGctctataatattttaattaatgatataTGATAATAAATGAAATACTTTACTCattttgttacatattatattctaaaatgttttatttattagttttgttaaatttctaaaattaataatgaGATCATGTTTCCACTTTatttaatccaaaaaaaaattatacatatcatatttttttcttaccaatatatttcttttatttatttttctatttaagGGCAAATTTaagataatattataaaatacgCTCTTATTTTTCATAAAGAGAATAAATCTAACTGATATTTTTCTCCATCATCTATTATAATActctataatttaatttttaattaaataatcaaattgtaATTTTAGCAGACTCGAACCTAGACCATCCGTCTATATCCATGAGtataaaataaagttgaaaAAAAGCTAAAGGAGGGAGCCGTTGGAGAAAATGGAAAAGTGGGACCCATGCAAgctaataaaaccaaaaataaaatgtcattTGGACGGCTAATAATGAAGGCTCCCCCCACagcccaaaaaattaaaataaaaacataataatacaaCTCACTAATTACAATTATACTCCTAATAATATACGCAAACcttttcatatataaataacCCTTCTTAATCCCTATTCCTCATCCCAAGAACTCTCACTACTTTCTTTCTCTAAAAAGTCAAAAAGTCAAAGGAAGCCATGACTAAGGATGTGGAAGCAGTGTCAGAACAACCAAGATCATCTGAATACTCAACAAAAGACTACCATGATCCTCCACCAGCTCCCCTTATTGATATGGAGGAGTTTGGAAAATGGTCTTTTTATAGGGCTATTATAGCTGAATTTGTTGCTACACTTCTGTTTCTTTATATAACTGTTCTTACCGTTATTGGTTACAAGAGCCAAACTGATACCACTGCCGGCGGTGATGATTGTGGTGGTGTAGGTATCCTAGGTATCGCTTGGGCTTTTGGTGGCATGATCTTTATCCTTGTTTACTGCACTGCCGGAATCTCAGGTAAGACCTAAGGTTATGTGTAAACGCTcttaactaaaagtttaagttgatcaCGCTTTCTAACATGAGACTCTCGTAAGACTTAAAGTGTGGAAGCGACACAAATGCTTCTCATATGCTTAACTAATTTTTCTACTAGCTCTGATACTAAATAAATAGAAAACTTAAACTAACAATTGTAatcttataaaatattatacattCAAACTGTCCTAATAAAATATTTCTTCTTAAAGTTCAATGTGATAAGAGGTCAcaggttcaaatctcaaccacctaTCATTCAAAGTGGAATAATCAACGCCGGGTATGAGAAGGGTCTGTGTtagcatccacacttttagccaaatggctctcgtgtgagggaaCGTGTtagtgtatataatatatcataggATCTAAACcattagtttaaacttttggttgagttgattctttGTTATATTAAGATAGATGGAGTAATGATCAATTCCCACGTGTAAAGTGGGTATTAGTTATTTGACGATGACATGTATAAAACCTAACtactttaaaattgaaattatccAGGAGGACACATCAACCCAGCAGTGACTTTTGGATTATTCTTAGCAAGGAAAGTGTCCCTACCAAGGGCATTTTTGTACATGGTAGCACAATGTCTAGGTGCCATATGTGGAGTTGGGTTAGTAAAGGCATTCCAAAAAGCATACTATGTTAGGTATGGTGGAGGTGTTAACCAAATGTCACCTGGCTATAACAAAGGAACTGGACTTGGTGCTGAAATTATTGGTACCTTTGTTCTTGTTTACACCGTTTTTGCTGCTACTGACCCTAAGAGGAATGCTAGGGACTCCCATGTTCCTGTAAGTTCTTTATTTTCACTTAATTATCCTATATACCTAATCTTTTTTATCAtcatctacttacattattcgcCTAATTAGTAATTACCGATTACCCTACCACTTAATTACAATTCGGACTCGATAATTGAAGCCCTTAATTAGTACGTACATAAGGTGTATTTGACAAATGACTTTTTGGTTAgtcaaatagcaaaaaaaaataataatatttaagcTGATAGGCTTGTAAATAACTAATACCCTTTTATCAAAAATCTCCATAATTAGAATAGCGGACTTAATAACTAGCAAAATGGTCAATATTTTCAGTCAACAACAGTTTCAGCCAACACTAATTTgctaaacaaaattatatatttttttttagtatttttcaaGTATTTTTACATGTAACTAATACAATTTGaaacatgtatatatgtgtaggTTTTGGCACCACTTCCCATTGGATTTGCAGTATTTATGGTTCATTTAGCTACCATTCCAGTGACTGGTACAGGCATCAACCCTGCTAGGAGTTTTGGAGCTGCAGTGATCTTCAACCATGAAAAATCATGGAATGAACACGTAAGaatcataaattttcatatttatcaTTACTTGCAGACTCATCGTTTTAACTAAGAGTTCTCgaaatcaattttaataatttgacAAAAAAGAGTGTCATTACGTAGTTTActtgaaattaaatatttatattcttacaaattattaaattaagtaatttctatacactatttttttaaaaaagtaatttctatAGAAATTTTCCaagataattaaatttttttaattgtgtttTTTCAGTGGATTTTCTGGGTGGGCCCATTTGTTGGAGCAGCAATTGCAGCATTCTACCATCAATACATTTTAAGGGCTGGAGCAATCAAGGCTCTTGGATCATTCAGAAGCActgcttaaattaatttaagaaaataattaaactttgttttaattaattatatatgggGTTTGATTAGGGAAGGAAAGAGGagaaaccattaaaattgtagatataattaaaaaaatggggTCAACAATGGACTAAATTATTATGGTTGAGTTGAGTTTGGTTGcttctctttgttttttttttgttgtttttcttttattgtttggtgtaagctttttttttttttttttaaattataattttgcaAAGATGCTTTGTAATGGTGTTAAGTGATGATTGCACATAATTATAGTACATTATCcttgtttttgtttgattttaaaatattatccaCTTCTAATGTCTTCTTTTCTACATAATTAATTACATGATTAGTTCTCAACTTTTTAGGAAATTAATTCACATATAAACTTAATCACTATAagtaaattctttttttttttttaataaaactagAAGCTAAGTAAACAATTTGATTTAGGTTGTTTTGGCTTTAACACAAATGGCTTAACATCTAACACAAAGACTAATGAtatcagctggtcaaacaagcTAACAATCAATAATCATCATTGAATTGTCAGACAccctttattgattattttcttactaaattagaaaatataaatacaaataaaatatataaacatataaaacTTTTTAATGGTAAATGATAATGAACATTTAAGTTGGTAGTTGAGCCTAAATAACATTagacaaattttaataaaaatattattctaaATAACATTAGACCCCCTTCTCTTTTGTTGCATTTGATAGGCCGATAATGTAAAATGTCAATAaatcaattcaaataaaaatttaaattggtaGTTGAGCCTCTAATATAACATATCAAGAGGGATTAACTATTaccttaagtttttgatttagtTCTTTCTTTAACATATTGTTACGGTAAGGGCATTACAATTATTTGGGTCATTAATCCGTCCATCTATATTAATCTTACTTTGAATATAAGAAATTGTTAAAGatgagatttttatttttacaattagaattataaaattagttattcaaaaatacgaatttaaatccaatatttaaaaattgacAACCAATGaatattttctcattttttttgtttgtccacctTACTTTTTGCACATTTTTTAAAGTGAATTTTGAaacttaatatctctaaatacatatcattaaagattaaaaatcACATGTTAACAAATATACATCAAAACAAATTTAAGAAGATCTCACATACATATAATTTATCGTCTATATATCTCTAATAACCTCATATAAGTTTTACTCTGGctattaaagttgaaaattttaaaatgaaaaaacaaaaaaaaaaaaattgtttaaagcCTAAGATAATAACAAGGTTAACAACTACACCATATTGTTTGTATCATTATCATACTTTGTAAATTTTGCCTAATAACAAAGTAATACGGGATGGTAGCTGATATACAAATTATATCTGTACGCCTCTGAAAAGAGGTTTGCAGTATGTTCAAAGACAGATAAGGTTAACTCCTACttcatccatttttttttttacttgtatcCAAACAAATATTTGCACCGTTTATcattttatgatattttattaaacaagaaaaacaacataacaaagtaaaattttatttcaattatctcatattttcataatattaaatacttatttattatttttaattatttttaatattaaatataaacaatTCGACAAAtacattatataataaaaaaagtgtTTTAGGGTAAATAAAAATAGGTAGAATGCTCAATTATTcccttccaaaaataaaaaacgatTAGCATACTTAATGATGACTTTAATTATCAAACAACAACCAAAAGTTGGTTGGCATATCTTATCGTCGTTTTACTTTACGTCAACTTTTcttatttaactttatttttaaagtaaatatcTAATGTATTCCGCTTATAGAgaactataattaaaattacctaATGTATTCCGCTTATAGAgaactataattaaaatttggGAAGGAAAGAACGACGATAGCTCATATCTATAGAATAATATAATAGTTTTTGGTTTTGGGTTCATGGCATTCATGCCTGATGCCCCTTTGTAGGTCGGGCACTAAATATACAGCCAATCTCCTGAGTATTCCTATTTGCAAAGGGGTGTGtctcttatttttatttgcatATAATTCTTGAATTAAAAGTTTCATTGGCCATAATTTTCTGATCACGTTACTAAGAGTATGATTTGTCGTTATTCAATTCTCCTCCTACTTTATTAGTTTTAATGAGCGAGATATACtaaatattgatgatgatgataatctACAATAGTGaatccaaaataattaaaataaattgaatattgaggccccataatatgttatatactttaacacgccccctcacgaAAGCATGAtggactagaagtgtggatgcgcatagatGCTGAATATCCCCTTTAAATGaaaggtggttgagattcgaacccgtgacttTTTGTCACATTgactctaataccatgttaagaaaccaactcaaccaaaagcttaagctaatggttgaggctccAAAATATATTACATACTCTAATAAGGATATGTTATTACTCTAACATAATAAACTTATGGTGATCATGTTTCcaaacaataatttaaatacatATACAATATTAATAGATCTGTAATTAAATGATTTAAATGTCCTAACTCCTAACAGACTCAAACCtgtattttactatttttaagaCTATAGTTTACAATCTTTTCATATTTGAAAAcgcaataattttatttattcataatatttatatatacatcatCCTATCTAACTAGGTAGCCAATCATAATATTATACTAAATGTAATTTTCAAGACTTTTAAATTcacaaattgaataaaatagcACACATGACATATAATCTAATTatttaatggtaataaaatagtttattaaatccaaaattttaaaataaacataaaaagaaTATGCGGCTCCAAAGCATAGTTATCTCCATTCCTAGCCCCAAGAAATGAAGAAAACAAGCTAAGGGCATTACAACTTACAAGTCATGCTCCCTTGTCACAATCTAAtagtcttatttacttttaattcaaagactaaaaattaagtgtatattaaaaataatcgaATATTCAGAAGTAAGCAAGAATATAATAAGTAAAAGCGAAAAAtatcatatttaaaaataaaataaaaaatatttattcaaacgaataaaataaaaaattgaataaattgaATGAGACCGAAAAGTTAATTTGTATAGTAGTTAATAACGAAGGAAGCTTATCTTAACATAATAGTTATAATTATTGCTATAGTCGCTTATGATGATGACATATATGCTAACTTTTCTTCGctgtttcttttttttccaaTATTTTTGCCAATGGATTTTTTGTGGTCGCGGATAAAGGGTgatgttataattttatattattattaaatgcaGTGAATTTCGctcttaataattataattaagacttgaaaagagaaaaaaaatgataacTCACACCTATAACAAAGAATATGGCTAAGAAATCTCTCGGCTCGATTTTTACATTTGGAAAATTATGATTAGAATTTAGAACCATTTAAATCCAAACTTTTTTAGTATGGACCTACACTTGAACACAATCTAGAGGGTCTAAATATTTTGAACTTAGATTAATATAGTTTAGGTTCGAAATGAAAATTGAATGAGTCATAATCTAATTGTTCTTGTActaatgtttttatattttaaagtctCAACTCTCAACTAAGTCTGAAAATAAATCATATGTCGAGAGTTGATTTgacataaattaaataaattttacatggGTCAGTTTATAAGTCGGTTGGTCTCGATAGAGATTAATGAATATCAGTTGGATATGAGTATATGCATGTTGGGTTCACATCAAACTAGAGCCGTTTATGTGCGGGCTACCTGCCAGGTGCGACCCAAAAATGGGTGGGCTTGGacaattttttggaaaaattttaatatttggacGGGTACTACCTGCCCGCTAAGCTAAATGGGCGTGTATTGACACAAATTTAATACTCGCGGGTAAACCCGTCCGcccatacatatatatattatttaaatcttTATTCTAAGACAAAGTACTAGAAGATCACAATCTGTTGGCATGATCAGTTTCCTATAAGTTTATGTTTTAGCAACTAAGTCATATTAAGCTAGGTTTGCTAGTGAAAATAGTTGCATATAAAGGTTATTCGAAGAAGACAGGGAGAACATGTTATCAGTGAATAAGCTGATGATGTTTTTTATCTAGTGGGCTCTACCATTCTCGATATAGCACATAACCTAAAACAATATGACATGTCTAAATTAtgaattaacaataaaaacataaaaatattgaaaaggtacttaataacaaattaataGCGGGCGGATAACGGCATATAAAGTTAGCCCTGTAAAACGGCGAGGCTTTTGAAATTTTCAGAAGCAAGCCTGGTCCGCTACCCATCCAAACCCGCCCATAAACACCTCTAAATTAAacccatttattttattatacttagaCCTATACATTGCCCTAATGTTGTAGTCAGGTCTACGTCGGATCGAATGTCATCTCATATTTatagtaattaatttatataaagatTGATTAAAAACAagcaattattttaaaaaattaaggcaaaattataagaaacaacCTAATCTATACTCTTTTTgtaaaaactaccttatgtaaaaaattttgaaaaaaattaccttatataatacaaatgtttGCAAATAACtagcttttaaaaaatttcatttgtTGACCGTTACTTTTAGCCGTTAAACATCACGTGACTTTAAAAATGTATCCTTTTTCTTAATTGAGCTTCTTTGGTTTCAGAAGCTTTGTTCCAAAACACCCAAATCTTTCGCATTGTTCGAGTATGATATCTCTCTATCATCGCTCTATCTACGAAATGATTATTAGAATGATCCtacttgtaaattgtaattgtaatcAAACGTCTTAATTAAGCGAAGGAGTAAAGGGCGTAATTTTGTCGGCATCTGAAGGGCTCGTATCAAAAATTGGTGGCTCCCTGATGGCATCAGATACCGTTGAAGAAAGCGCAGCCTCCTTGATCATCTCTGAACTATGACTCGCTTCTGATGCGACGGAACTGCTGCTCAGTGCAGTATTATCATGGTACTCGTGACCGACTTCTGCTTTCTGATAAATTTGGTCTGCATTCAGTTCGGCATTTGCTTCTAAACTATCTACAAAGCTTTTTTAAATGGAACAAAGCTTCTGAAATGTACATTTCAATGGAACAAAGCTTCTGAAACCAAAGAAGCTCAATTAAGAAGAAGGATACATTTTTAAagtcacgtgatggtcaacggtTAAAAGTAACAGTCAACAAATAAAATCCGTTAAAAGGTAGTCATTTGCaaacatttgtattatataagataagtttttgcaaaaaattttacataaaataattttttaaaaaagattatagattaggtagtttcttataattttgctaaaaattaatggtaattcaaaattttttcacAATAGCACAGCAAATAAAACAtcatcaaaaaattatattgtCTTATTAGACGACTATTCACTTTACTCATATAAGCATAACACAAGATTACGACTGGAATATGAATGTTCGAGAATTATGTAGATGTAACATTTGTTGATACTAGCCACacattttttgaaattataaattaaattagtgaCAAATATATGTAAAAATTTTGTATAGATACTATTCATACTATTTTAGCATGtatcaatttaataataataaatattttttaatgtttatgcttGATTATACTtgttaagtaaaaataattactattttataatttatcttttcaaaTTGgtctatttaaaataatatagacTAAGTTCATAAAAAACATTTTAGATATATATTGTGTATGATTAGTGATCTAAATCCAACCTTATCTTGTTGTTATTTAATACTTCTATTTGTTGTACGTCTGAGTTAGGTGACTTTAGCAGTGATGACGCATTGATGCTCTttcttaatctaaaataaattcGTGGTcggttttattttgattatttaaacCGGAGTTGAAGGATGAAAAATTACCGACTTTTGATTACTCTAATAAAATCTGAATACAATTAGAATCGGATTTTATATTAGTTGGACGACATTTTAAAAACTCTGAGCAAAACATAAATTATAGGCCCTTAGAAtctaaaattatattctaatacattttggtatttattaatactttaattagtataattattttttgttaatatattaaaatattgctaaattttataattacgtGAAACCAATAACtattaatcataaatttcaaatagttattccttttaagtttaaagtttaaaccCCCATCATCACTTATCTTGATTGAACtaataaaagtattaaattaaaaattgttcaGAGAGATTATATAATTagcataaaataataataatattttgttgacctgaaatattttatactagtatatatCCTAATCATCCAATACAAGCtgataatacaaatttattaaccaattaatctaattatcttttaaaaaataaattgaatataaattaaaattaaattttaatattcttcctattcatttaattttgctaaaattattattttaagataaataaataagataactATCCAAGCATAGACTCTATATAGTAACTAAGATATGTATCCTTTGACCGTACTCTAGGCTCGACATTATGTTTTTCTTTGtataaaataagaaacaaaTTGCTAAATGTATTAATCAAGTCGTCATCACCATCatatccagtgtatcccgctcataaaaacACTATAATCAGGGTTTGGGGAGCAAGgaagacggcaactcatacccataaaggagagtgcggttAAAGAGTCCCTTGGCTCAAGAAAGATCTTCAAAGGGCGTAAAAACGAGCAACTATTCGTAAAGCCTGCAACTTATACCCACTATGATcaatactaataattaaaggaaataaaaagtaaacatacaataaaaaataaaataaactttaaaaaaaaaatttaaaaaaaaaaaataaaaaaaaaaaattaataataaaaaataaaataaaataaaaaaaaaaataataaaaaaaaataaaataaaataaaaatgggaaatTGACGGAAATGTTACTCATTGTACACAAGCGGAAACAACATTTACTTATCCTAATATCATTAACAGACTCACACCTAAATTGCTACTTAAGtaagattttaaaaatcaattatatgtaaccttacaattataacaacaaAGAGACTATTTTCAATTTACACTCAATAACAAacattatttatacatataatacaataaacataataactacaacttaaaatataattcgaaatcaaaaaaatataaatttctaaCTCCATAAAAACTTAAATACAAATATGAAActaacacaattatatattattatatgttatgaATTCCATAGTTTTGGTTATCAATCCAAATATTTGCTTGTAATCAAAGAGGCTAAATTATAGCCTTAAACATTTTGTGATCAACCTAAATAACCTAGATAAACCTATCATAGAGCTTTTGATTGTATTTTAAACACTAAACCATCTTTTCATGCTCAAAATATGGAATTGTTCATCAACTTCTAATGATGTATTCTTTCCACTATCTCATATTTTATATCTAGATTTTTACTTACATTTCTTTTTTAGATTACCTTACCAACTTTATATATACAAACCTTAGTACACTCTCCTAAATCTTCTTCTCTTTTTTGTTTCCCAAATACCACATATATaccatatttaaaattataattattattttcgatATTTCTTTCATActgcttttgtttctttttgtttgtttgatcttattcaattattatattttgtatatttttatatatatagaaaaatcatgaatagAAACAGTGGAATTTCTAACGCACACCAAGCATGTGCAGCATGCaaacaccaaagaaaaagatgtACGGATAAGTGCATATTGGCCCCATTTTTCCCTGCAGAAAAAGTTAGAGAATTTCAAGCTGTTCATAAGGTGTTTGGAGTTAGTAATGTGCAAAAAATGGTAAGAAATCTTGTAAGTGATGAGGATCGAAAACGGGCCGCTGATTCTCTTGTTTGGGAGGCCCTATGTCGTCAAAAGGACCCGGTTTTAGGCCCATATGGAGAGTATAGAAAAATTAATGATGAACTTAAGTCTTATCAAAGTCAAGGACACTCCCAAATATTAC
Protein-coding sequences here:
- the LOC130805993 gene encoding probable aquaporin PIP2-1, with translation MTKDVEAVSEQPRSSEYSTKDYHDPPPAPLIDMEEFGKWSFYRAIIAEFVATLLFLYITVLTVIGYKSQTDTTAGGDDCGGVGILGIAWAFGGMIFILVYCTAGISGGHINPAVTFGLFLARKVSLPRAFLYMVAQCLGAICGVGLVKAFQKAYYVRYGGGVNQMSPGYNKGTGLGAEIIGTFVLVYTVFAATDPKRNARDSHVPVLAPLPIGFAVFMVHLATIPVTGTGINPARSFGAAVIFNHEKSWNEHWIFWVGPFVGAAIAAFYHQYILRAGAIKALGSFRSTA